One Mycoplasmopsis bovigenitalium genomic window, TTTAAATGGTCAAAAAACAACTTTAACCTCGAGTGAATACGAATTTATCAAAAATTATCAAAATGCTTTAGCTGAATACTTAAATATAACGAATATGACAAAACCAAGTATATTTAAGCCCCTATTAGATAAAAATGGTGTTCAGCAATTTGATAAAAATGGAAACGTTAAAGACTCAGGTGTTGCCGATGAAAACTTAGTATATGGATCACCGGTTTTCGCAAACCATACTAAATTAATATTGTCAGCAGATGAACCACAAATTGCATTTACTTCATTTGCTGAAACCGCAAAATACGGGCCATTCTTTATGTTTCTAATTTGACCAATTGCACAATTAACAATGGCAATTAGGGTTCCGTTGCCTGCTGCCGCTGGTTGAACAACAATTTTGTGTTTAATTGTTGCAGTAATAATTACTCGTTTATTAGTTCTTGCAATCACTTGAAAAGCAACAATGTCTCAATCAATGCAAGAAGAATTACGTGTTAAAAAAGCAAAAATTGATGCTAAATATGCTGAATTTAAAAACAATAAAGAAATGAGAATGCGTCAACAACAAGAGGTATCAGCATTATACAAAAAAAATGGTATAAACCCATTTGACTCAATGCTTTCACTAATAATTTCTATACCAATTTTCTTGGCTATGTGACGTGTTATTCAATCAGTTCCCGAGCTTAAATCAACAAGTTGATTAGGTTTCGACTTCGCAGCTACATCTTACAAACGTTTACTTTCTGGTGAATGATGATATATCTTTTTATTGATTACAACAGCATTAACACAAGTGTTGTCAATGCTTATTCCAAGATTGCTAAATAAACGAAACAATAAACACCTAACAATCGAACAAAAACAAGCAATGAGAAAAAATGACAAAATGCAATGAGTCATGATGTTAGTTTTCATTGTTATGACTGTAATTTTCAATGCGGGTGTTCAAATATACTGAATAATAACCAATATTTGATCAATATTGCAAGCAATCGCAATTCATTTCTTTAAGAAAACTGAATTCTACAAAAAAAGATATAACAAAAAAATTGTTTCATAATAAATTCGGGTAATTAACCCGGTTTTATTTTGCCATTATCAATTGTAAAATAAATCTAATGGTAAAATTTGTTTATAGAAAAGAGGCAAAATGAAAATATATAGAATCAAGGAAACTAGTCCTTATATTACACTCCCAATCGAAAACATAATCCTTAATGACCCCGACATGACTGGTGATATATTAATTTTATATCAACACGATAATGCAATAATTATTGGTGCAAACCAAAACACACACGAAGAAATTAACAGACATTATGTTATTGAAAAAGACATTAAATTAGCAAGAAGAAAATCAGGCGGTGGTGCCGTATACCATGATATGGGTAATATTAACTTTAGTTTTATTACTGATTACAATGGCCAAAGCGGATACGAACGCTTTTTAGCTCCTATCATTGATTTTTTACGCTCACTAGGCTTAAATGCTGAATTCCACGGGCGTAATGATGTTCACGTTAATGGCGCAAAAATAAGTGGTAATGCTCAATACCTAAGCAAAAATAGAATAGTAAGTCACGGAACCATTTTATATAATGTCGATTTAACCAAATTATCAAATGCCCTAAACCCAGCTAGAATTAAATACGAATCAAAAGGCATTCAATCTGTTAGATCGCGTGTAACTAATGTTTATGACGAATTAATTGAAAAAATGGATGTAGAAGAATTTATTCAAAGACTTATCGCATATTTTGTTGAACATAAAAATGCAAAACTGCATGAAATACCATACGACAAGTACAAACAACAACTTGATGAATTATCTAAATTTGTGAGTTCAGATGAATGAATATACAATAAAGCAGCGACTTTTACATTCAAAAGTGGAAATAAATTCAAGGGCGGAATAATTAATGTTAAAGGAAATATTGAAAAGGGAATTATAAAAAATATCAAATTTGAAGGCGATTTTTTAAGTAAAAAAGATGTTAGCGAAATTGAACCATTATTTAATGAAATTTTACTTTCAGAAGATGCTGTTCGTTCAGTCTTTACTAAATTTAATTTTGCTGAATATTTTGGCACAATAACTCAAGAAGAATTGCTTTCACTAATACTAGGATAATAGATGATAAGAAAACAAATTCAATTGAAAAATGAATCAATTAGTTATTTAACTGATGAAAAATTATCAAATATAGTTGTCTTATTTTTGCATGGTTTTGGAGACGATGCAACGCGGGCAACAACACTTTTTCAATGCAAAAATAGACTTTATTCAATGGTTTCCATTGATATGCCGGGTTGCGGCAAATCAAGCAATAATATTGGTCAGCCGACTTTGCAATATTATTGTGATATTGTAGGCGAATTTATTGATAAATTCCTTCCTAACCGCGAAATTTATATAGTTAATCACTCTTTAGGCACAATCCCGGCTTTATATAATGCAACAAACAACCCAAATATCAAGTATGTTTTTGGGGTTGCACCGGCAATGCCAACAGCGAATGCTTTAAAAAATGATAAACGAATTAAATGAATGTTGCCAAATAACCCTGAGGACTGATATGACTCTCAATTCAATCTTTTTTCTGAATTTGATAATGACTGAATTATAAGAGCTGATGTAAAACAAAAAATATTAGATACTCCGCAAGATTATATTGATGAACGTAAACGTGTATTTTCTGTATTGGCACACGAAATTTTTGCTATGACTTTTATTGAAAATGTATACAAAAATTTCTTTGCAAAAAACAAAAATTTTACTGCTATCGTAAGTAGAAATGATAAATATATTAATTTTTCTGATGTTGAAAATTATATAAAACTATATAATTTGGGGACGTATGAACTGAATGATTCAGGTCATGCCATGTTTTACAAAAACACACAAAAAATACATAATTACATAAATAATTTTATTATCAAAAAGGAGGGTCTATATTAATGGATCAATCTGGATCAAATAATACAAATATCATTAACAATATTGTCTGACTTAGTCTTGATTTTAATAAACCAGTATCTGCATGAACTGCTTGAGTGTTTGGTATAGTGTCAATAATTTTAACTATTGGCGTCGGAGTTCCTCAGTTAATAAGCTTAATTAAAAACAAAGACACGGGTGACGGGATAAAATATTACACCTTTTGAATCTTTTTTTCAGGTATCTTGGGATGAACAATCATTGGTTCTTTCGATGCTGCTGAAACTAAAAAATTAGCAACAGCTATAGCCAACATGGTGTCATCAATTATTTTTGCAATAACAATATTTTTATCATATTTATACTCAAGAGACCAAAAAAGAAAATCAATGGCTTATATAATAGGGGCTTTTTCAATAACATTAGCACTAACAATAGCTGCTGTGTCGTTATATGGAATTATTGCTAATAAACGTATGCCTGGGTGATTAATGAATATTAGTGTTTGAGTCTTCCCAGTTCTTACTACATTCAGTTTCTTGCCTGCCGCTATTTCTTCATTTATGAAAGGGAAATTTGAAGGTATGTCAAGTGGAATGTTAATAACTTTATTGACACTAAATATCGGTTGATTAGGTTATTGAATTGCTCTTGGACTAAACTCTTCATTCGATTTTGCCTTAAATATGGCAATAGTTTGACAAGTTCTAGCATTATTAATCTACTTATCACTAACTGTTCTATTGATTGTAAATGTTGCTGAAAAACAAAAAACAAAAATTTCGCTCGTTAAAGCGGAATTTTTATTATTGAATTTTATCAATGAAATCAAATTTTACTAAAAGTACTATAATATGAATATATAAATAAAAAGGGATAAAAATGAAAAAGAAAATTATTTGAGCGTTAGCAACATTAAGCACATTTCCATTAATTGCGGCTTCGTGCCAAAGTAAAACTAAAAATAACCCGCAGCAAACAACAACAAGTGAGCAAAATGTATTAAACCAGCAAGAAGTTAAACGAATTAAAGAATTAAAACAAGCCACAAGGATAAGCAAACAAATATACCAAGAAATTGAAAAATCTAACCCAGAAGACAAACTTTTAATAAATTTCAAGCCTACAATTCAAAAATTCTATACTGATTTTGAATCTAAATTAAGCAAAGAAATAAAATCTGACGATGTTGAACATTTGAGAAACGAGTTTTCGCAATTTTTAGATTATTATTTAATGATTATTTATATTAAATATGATTACAAAGACTTACGAGATCACATTTTAAAGACATTCCCTGAAGCACAAAATCAAATTAACCAAGTGGATGCAAAATTCAATGAATTATCAAACAGAAATGGTTATGAAAAAAATGCATATAGTTCATTACTTGGTAATTTGACGGTTATATACGGTGATAAACTTTTAAAGTATCTAGATAAGAATCCAGATGCAGATGTCACTTTTCCTCCTGACTCACGTTTTTCAAAAATATATCCAGAAAAAAATCTTAAAGAAATTAAAATGACTTATTCTGGAATGTATAAATCAGTTGAAAGTTTAGTTAAAAATAAACCAGAATATCAAGAAAAAATTAAAAAATAAATGACTCCCTTAATGATTCTTCAACAATGCGAGATTATAGTGCCGCACTATTTAGATTAAACCATTTACTCCTTAAATTATTTAATGAAGACGTAAATAATGATAAAGAATATAAGGCAGCAACTGAAAAATACAACGAAACATATGAAAAAGCAACTGCTTTATTTGATAAAGAAAAAGACAAGTCACTATATGATAAATTAATGCAAATTCATGAGCATTTGTCATCGACAGCGAACATAATACAATTACAAGAAGCTACAAGTAAAATAGAAGAATTAATCAAAGAAAAGAATAAAACTACCTAAACCCGGACAAAAAAGTTAACACTAAGGTGTTGGCTTTTTTGTCCGGGTTTAGAATACTGATTTTTAATTATAAAAAGTGAATGTTTAATCGAATTAGATTTCAGTAAAATAACTTTGGAAGATCTGAAAAAAATAATTGCAGATTATATATTTTGATACAACAACTATAGAATTCAATCGAATTTAAATTGAAAAACACCACAGCAATATGCTATGATGTTAAAATCATATTAAACTGTTAACTTTTTTGTCCTAGTTTAGAATCATTCTTTTTCTTTTCCTGTTAAAACCATTTTAATAATTGAACCAATAAGAATTCAAAGTCAATAAAAACATAACGCTATATCAAACCCAATATTTACTCATTTAAGAGTTTTTTCTTCTATTAATATTTTGTTCGAATGATGCTGAACTGTCTTAGTAATTTGAAGAGCAAAAAATGCAATAAAAACTAATACAAAAATTTTTGTAATTATTGAAAATCAGCTTGTTCGCCAGCCTAATCATATTTGGAGTCCTAAGGCTAGTATAAATGAAAATGAAATACCAATTTCATATATTGGATTTTTTGATGCTTGCTTCTTAAAAATTAAGCTTGCTACGAATATT contains:
- the yidC gene encoding membrane protein insertase YidC; its protein translation is MENRSKNFDYFKPSGQSKKGKDPKKIRKIVWLVVKIIFYVLLFALTLGGCVQTMIVKSSGFTGAGTEFYDSSAKISPTVRTFKQSTAPKGDKNLQPGEYYSIHYSPESNFHLSHKEYSKTIQELRNQAESDGAKYGEWHGFSSSIQYLNSKNEFAVKEQPIHKGEKPNRYLFAVDNSRNQDAKMKKYESIYNNWNEIVFLDPDFKLDKIFKKEGESYTLNKDELEIKHPENEDITVKKASLYSVYSDQNIDNPKLKYARDVLEFLYRETFLKEGNYYKRVSNISYKDLITQVLNGQKTTLTSSEYEFIKNYQNALAEYLNITNMTKPSIFKPLLDKNGVQQFDKNGNVKDSGVADENLVYGSPVFANHTKLILSADEPQIAFTSFAETAKYGPFFMFLIWPIAQLTMAIRVPLPAAAGWTTILCLIVAVIITRLLVLAITWKATMSQSMQEELRVKKAKIDAKYAEFKNNKEMRMRQQQEVSALYKKNGINPFDSMLSLIISIPIFLAMWRVIQSVPELKSTSWLGFDFAATSYKRLLSGEWWYIFLLITTALTQVLSMLIPRLLNKRNNKHLTIEQKQAMRKNDKMQWVMMLVFIVMTVIFNAGVQIYWIITNIWSILQAIAIHFFKKTEFYKKRYNKKIVS
- a CDS encoding lipoate--protein ligase, which produces MKIYRIKETSPYITLPIENIILNDPDMTGDILILYQHDNAIIIGANQNTHEEINRHYVIEKDIKLARRKSGGGAVYHDMGNINFSFITDYNGQSGYERFLAPIIDFLRSLGLNAEFHGRNDVHVNGAKISGNAQYLSKNRIVSHGTILYNVDLTKLSNALNPARIKYESKGIQSVRSRVTNVYDELIEKMDVEEFIQRLIAYFVEHKNAKLHEIPYDKYKQQLDELSKFVSSDEWIYNKAATFTFKSGNKFKGGIINVKGNIEKGIIKNIKFEGDFLSKKDVSEIEPLFNEILLSEDAVRSVFTKFNFAEYFGTITQEELLSLILG
- a CDS encoding alpha/beta fold hydrolase, producing MIRKQIQLKNESISYLTDEKLSNIVVLFLHGFGDDATRATTLFQCKNRLYSMVSIDMPGCGKSSNNIGQPTLQYYCDIVGEFIDKFLPNREIYIVNHSLGTIPALYNATNNPNIKYVFGVAPAMPTANALKNDKRIKWMLPNNPEDWYDSQFNLFSEFDNDWIIRADVKQKILDTPQDYIDERKRVFSVLAHEIFAMTFIENVYKNFFAKNKNFTAIVSRNDKYINFSDVENYIKLYNLGTYELNDSGHAMFYKNTQKIHNYINNFIIKKEGLY
- a CDS encoding PQ-loop domain-containing transporter; its protein translation is MDQSGSNNTNIINNIVWLSLDFNKPVSAWTAWVFGIVSIILTIGVGVPQLISLIKNKDTGDGIKYYTFWIFFSGILGWTIIGSFDAAETKKLATAIANMVSSIIFAITIFLSYLYSRDQKRKSMAYIIGAFSITLALTIAAVSLYGIIANKRMPGWLMNISVWVFPVLTTFSFLPAAISSFMKGKFEGMSSGMLITLLTLNIGWLGYWIALGLNSSFDFALNMAIVWQVLALLIYLSLTVLLIVNVAEKQKTKISLVKAEFLLLNFINEIKFY
- a CDS encoding variable surface lipoprotein, with the protein product MKKKIIWALATLSTFPLIAASCQSKTKNNPQQTTTSEQNVLNQQEVKRIKELKQATRISKQIYQEIEKSNPEDKLLINFKPTIQKFYTDFESKLSKEIKSDDVEHLRNEFSQFLDYYLMIIYIKYDYKDLRDHILKTFPEAQNQINQVDAKFNELSNRNGYEKNAYSSLLGNLTVIYGDKLLKYLDKNPDADVTFPPDSRFSKIYPEKNLKEIKMTYSGMYKSVESLVKNKPEYQEKIKK